In Chlorocebus sabaeus isolate Y175 chromosome 19, mChlSab1.0.hap1, whole genome shotgun sequence, a single genomic region encodes these proteins:
- the LMF2 gene encoding lipase maturation factor 2 encodes MAGSRLPRRLFLQGVAAVFMFAFASLYTQIPGLYGPEGILPARKTLRPQGKGRWQQLWETPTLLWEAPRLGLDTAQGLELLSLLGALLALGALLLSPLRHPVVYLLLWAAYLSACQVGQVFLYFQWDSLLLETGFLAVLVAPLRPASHRKQAPQGGRAGALPHEDLPFWLVRWLLFRLMFASGVVKLTSRCPAWWGLTALTYHYETQCLPTPAAWFAHHLPVWLHKLSVVATFLIEIAVPPLFFAPIRRLRLAAFYSQVLLQVLIIITGNYNFFNLMTLVLTTALLDDQHLAAEPGHGSRKKTTTSWPKALLATLSLLLELAVYGLLACGTVRYFGLEVDWQQRTIHSRTTFTFHQFSQWLKTLTLPTVWLGVASLAWELLSALWRWTQVRGWLRKFSAAVKLSLVSTATVALFLISLVPYSYVEPGTHGRLWTGAHRLFGAVEHLQLANSYGLFRRMTGLGGRPEVVLEGSYDGHHWTEIEFMYKPGNLSRPPPVVVPHQPRLDWQMWFAALGPHTHSPWFTSLVLRLLQGKEPVIRLIQSQVAKYPFHKGPPTYIRAQRYKYWFSQPGEQGQWWRRQWVEEFFPPVSLGDPTLETLLRQFGLQDKSPPRARSANSTLAQALHWTRTQLSPLEAPALLWGLLVAIGAVRVVQALLAPWSLRSSPLAPASREKRRPAPHKDSGAASEQATPAPNPCTSSSRTARRKK; translated from the exons ATGGCGGGCTCCCGGCTCCCGCGGCGGCTCTTCCTCCAGGGCGTGGCGGCCGTCTTCATGTTCGCCTTCGCTTCCCTCTACACGCAGATCCCAG GCCTGTATGGCCCCGAGGGCATCCTACCTGCAAGGAAGACGCTGCGGCCGCAGGGCAAGGGCCGCTGGCAGCAACTGTGGGAGACCCCGACGCTGCTGTGGGAAGCGCCGAGACTGGGGCTGGACACGGCCCAGGGCCTGGAGCTGCTGAGCCTGCTGGGCGCACTACTGGCCCTGGGGGCCCTGCTGCTGAGCCCACTGCGTCACCCCGTCGTCTACCTGCTGCTTTGGGCTGCCTACCTTTCGGCCTGCCAG gtgggccaggtgttcctttatTTCCAGTG GGACTCCCTGCTGCTAGAGACTGGTTTCCTGGCCGTGCTGGTGGCCCCACTGAGGCCAGCCTCCCACCGCAAGCAGGCCCCCCAGGGCGGACGGGCAGGGGCCCTGCCCCATGAAGACCTCCCCTTCTGGCTGGTGCGCTGGCTGCTGTTCCGCCTCATGTTCGCCTCAGGCGTGGTCAAGCTGACCAGCCGCTGCCCCGCGTGGTGGGGGCTCACTG CCCTCACCTACCACTACGAGACCCAGTGCCTGCCCACGCCCGCCGCCTGGTTCGCACACCACCTGCCTGTCTGGCTGCACAAGCTCAGCGTGGTGGCCACCTTCCTAATCGAGATCGCCGTGCCGCCCCTGTTCTTCGCCCCCATTCGACGCCTGCGTTTGGCTGCCTTCTactcacag GTGCTGCTGCAGGTTCTGATTATCATCACTGGCAACTACAACTTCTTCAACCTGATGACGCTGGTGCTCACCACTGCGCTGCTAGACGACCAGCACCTGGCTGCTGAGCCTGGCCATGGCAGCCGCAAGAAGACGACCACCT CCTGGCCCAAGGCCCTGCTGGCCACACTGTCGCTGCTGCTGGAactagccgtctacgggcttctgGCCTGTGGCACTGTGCGCTACTTTGGCCTGGAGGTTGACTGGCAGCAGCGCACCATCCACTCCAGAACCA CTTTCACCTTTCACCAGTTCTCTCAGTGGCTAAAGACACTGACGCTGCCCACCGTGTGGCTGGGTGTGGCCTCCCTGGCCTGGGAGCTGCTGAGTGCCCTCTGGAG GTGGACCCAGGTGCGGGGCTGGCTACGGAAGTTCAGTGCTGCAGTCAAACTGTCCCTTGTGAGCACTGCGACTGTGGCCTTGTTCTTGATCAGCCTG GTGCCGTACTCCTACGTGGAGCCCGGGACCCACGGGCGCCTCTGGACTGGGGCCCACCGCCTATTTGGCGCCGTGGAGCACCTGCAGCTGGCCAACTCCTACGGCCTCTTCCGCCGCATGACCGGGCTTGGTGGGCGGCCTGAGGTGGTGCTGGAGGGCAGCTACGATGGCCACCACTGGACG GAGATCGAGTTCATGTACAAGCCTGGGAACCTGAGCCGGCCTCCCCCAGTTGTGGTGCCCCACCAACCACGCCTGGATTGGCAAATGTGGTTTGCAGCCCTGGGCCCGCACACGCATAGCCCGTGGTTCACAAGCCTGGTCTTGCGCCTGCTGCAGGGCAAGGAGCCAG TGATCCGCCTCATCCAGAGTCAAGTGGCCAAGTATCCCTTCCACAAGGGGCCGCCCACCTACATCCGAGCCCAGCGCTACAAGTACTGGTTCTCCCAGCCTGGAGAGCAAGG CCAGTGGTGGCGGCGCCAGTGGGTGGAGGAGTTCTTCCCACCCGTGTCCCTGGGAGACCCGACGCTGGAGACACTGCTCAGGCAGTTTGGGCTACAG GACAAGAGCCCACCCCGGGCCCGCAGTGCCAACAGCACTCTGGCCCAGGCCCTCCACTGGACTCGCACTCAGCTGTCTCCTCTGGAGGCCCCCGCCCTGCTCTGGGGGCTCCTCGTGGCCATAGGGGCTGTCAGAGTTGTGCAGGCCCTGCTAGCACCCTGGTCTCTCCGGTCCTCCCCCCTGGCACCAGCCAGCAGGGAGAAGCGCAGGCCAGCCCCCCATAAAGACTCTGGAGCTGCTTCTGAACAGGccaccccagcccccaacccctgTACCAGTAGTTCGAGGACCGCCCGGCGAAAGAAGTAG